In a single window of the Magnolia sinica isolate HGM2019 chromosome 7, MsV1, whole genome shotgun sequence genome:
- the LOC131251012 gene encoding heat shock factor-binding protein-like, with protein MDGQESDDQKQSTADMTAFVQNLLMQMQSRFQAMSESIVSKIDEMGTRIDELEQSINDLKTEMGADSSSPLAPAKTKPEETKPTDGST; from the exons GACGGACAAGAATCAGACGATCAAAAACAAAGCACTGCTGACATGACTGCCTTT GTGCAAAACCTTCTGATGCAGATG CAAAGCAGATTCCAGGCAATGTCTGAGTCGATTGTCTCAAAGA TCGATGAAATGGGTACCAGGATAGATGAATTGGAGCAGAGCATCAATGACCTCAAAACTGAAATGGGGGCGGACAGCTCGTCCCCTTTGGCCCCTGCTAAAACGAAGCCCGAAGAAACCAAACCAACAGATGGTTCGACATGA